The following are from one region of the Candidatus Amarolinea dominans genome:
- a CDS encoding phosphate ABC transporter substrate-binding protein encodes MNRLPIVLMLALLLSACSGTPLETPAPQHFTIAGSTSAQPLLASLTAAYHQQHPHISFDLQPVGSALGQAMLANGQADLAVSSWLTSTELPGLQVMPIAVDAVTVIVHARNPITNVTLLQLRDIYRGRLLDWQEIGGRSAEIIVVSREDGSGTRAFFEEHVMGDQRVTLTALVMPSEEAVRAYVASHTNAIGYASLIGETGASADVKTLALEGVVPELATLQAAGYHLTRTIYLLAHAPVKPSVQPFWEFAQRMKAE; translated from the coding sequence ATGAACCGCCTGCCGATTGTGCTCATGCTGGCCCTGCTGCTCAGCGCGTGCAGCGGCACCCCGCTCGAAACCCCCGCGCCGCAGCACTTCACCATTGCCGGCTCCACCAGTGCGCAGCCGCTGCTGGCGTCGCTGACCGCCGCCTACCATCAGCAGCATCCGCACATCTCCTTCGATCTGCAGCCGGTGGGCAGCGCGCTGGGCCAGGCCATGCTGGCGAACGGACAGGCCGACCTGGCCGTCTCCTCCTGGCTGACCAGCACCGAGTTGCCGGGTTTGCAGGTCATGCCCATCGCCGTCGACGCCGTGACCGTCATCGTCCATGCACGCAACCCGATCACCAACGTCACCCTGCTGCAGTTGCGCGACATCTACCGGGGGCGCCTGCTCGACTGGCAAGAAATCGGCGGCCGCAGCGCGGAGATCATCGTCGTCAGCCGCGAAGACGGCTCCGGCACACGAGCCTTCTTCGAGGAGCACGTCATGGGGGATCAGCGCGTCACCCTGACCGCGCTCGTCATGCCCAGCGAAGAGGCCGTGCGCGCCTACGTCGCCTCGCACACCAACGCCATCGGCTACGCCTCCCTCATCGGCGAGACCGGCGCCAGCGCCGACGTAAAGACGTTGGCGCTAGAGGGTGTGGTTCCCGAACTTGCCACGCTGCAGGCCGCAGGTTATCATCTCACGCGCACGATCTACCTGCTGGCGCATGCACCAGTCAAGCCGTCAGTGCAGCCCTTTTGGGAGTTTGCGCAGCGGATGAAGGCAGAATAG